A window of the Butyricimonas faecalis genome harbors these coding sequences:
- a CDS encoding DUF3945 domain-containing protein, with amino-acid sequence MEQKKKKQEDVLVVRDEKTGEISVVAGLDGKGYPNTKPAKPEHSQDFLRFDRHGDMVDNFFKNFYRQCKEPTRFGFYRVAADAVDTLLPVIKDFLKDPVANAEILASHKVDTAKYQQQAETENVKQEKNNNEPIKKTEEMEKKEELKQEKDVQQPQVAETQEKPNLIADDQVNWEELRKCGIDKEKLSEKDLKALMNYGKTGLVTVKPTFGYESYELQARLSFQKMEDGYLKLTPHFIRNEPRLDIPHRGYTFTEEDKKTLKRTGNLGKPVNFANEKTGEIKPHYISIDRLTNEIVDIPADKVRIPNKIGQTNLSREEQDILRAGLPLPKEVMLSNGRKFQALLQVNADKRDVEFVPGQPRQQQSQRQGNGQGKAQDNSNSPQQSQGEEDGNNQQRRNRSWTNEDGSIRPIKKWKDDVFTDQQIADYVAGKTVVLANAKDDQGQPCTKYLKFNFEKGRPLTYSQNPDLAQTVAPSNESRTQLAVNNEGKTNEATKHVKEPLQQGQTTPKNDAQQKQQAKKSKGMKVSS; translated from the coding sequence ATGGAACAGAAAAAGAAAAAGCAAGAGGACGTGCTGGTCGTCCGCGACGAGAAAACGGGCGAGATCAGCGTGGTCGCCGGGCTGGACGGCAAGGGCTACCCCAATACGAAGCCCGCGAAGCCGGAACACTCGCAGGACTTCCTGCGCTTCGACCGCCACGGGGACATGGTGGACAATTTCTTCAAGAACTTCTACCGCCAGTGCAAGGAGCCGACGCGCTTCGGCTTCTATCGGGTGGCGGCGGATGCGGTGGACACGCTGCTTCCCGTCATCAAGGACTTCCTGAAAGACCCCGTGGCAAACGCGGAGATACTTGCCTCGCACAAGGTGGACACCGCCAAGTACCAGCAACAAGCAGAAACAGAGAATGTCAAACAAGAAAAAAATAACAACGAACCCATTAAAAAGACAGAAGAAATGGAAAAGAAAGAAGAACTGAAACAAGAGAAGGATGTTCAGCAGCCACAGGTAGCTGAAACACAGGAGAAGCCTAATCTGATAGCGGACGACCAAGTAAACTGGGAGGAACTGCGCAAGTGCGGCATTGACAAGGAGAAACTCTCGGAAAAGGACCTAAAAGCCCTGATGAACTACGGCAAGACGGGATTAGTGACGGTAAAGCCGACCTTCGGCTATGAGAGTTACGAATTGCAGGCCCGATTGTCTTTCCAGAAGATGGAGGACGGCTATCTGAAGCTGACACCCCATTTTATCCGCAATGAACCACGCCTTGACATCCCCCACAGGGGCTACACCTTCACCGAAGAGGACAAGAAGACGTTGAAACGCACGGGCAACCTCGGCAAGCCCGTCAACTTCGCCAACGAGAAGACAGGTGAAATCAAGCCCCACTACATCAGCATCGACCGCCTGACGAATGAAATCGTGGACATCCCTGCCGACAAGGTGCGCATCCCTAACAAAATCGGACAGACCAACCTGTCAAGGGAAGAGCAGGACATCCTACGTGCGGGATTGCCTTTGCCCAAGGAAGTGATGCTCTCCAACGGGCGCAAGTTCCAAGCCTTGTTGCAGGTGAACGCCGACAAGCGCGATGTGGAGTTCGTGCCGGGACAACCGAGGCAGCAGCAATCCCAGCGTCAGGGAAACGGCCAAGGTAAGGCGCAGGACAATTCCAATTCGCCCCAACAGTCACAAGGTGAAGAAGATGGGAATAACCAGCAACGCCGTAACCGCTCGTGGACAAACGAGGACGGGAGCATCCGCCCCATCAAGAAATGGAAAGACGATGTGTTTACCGACCAGCAGATAGCCGACTACGTGGCGGGCAAGACGGTGGTGCTCGCCAATGCGAAGGACGACCAAGGCCAGCCCTGCACGAAGTACCTGAAGTTCAACTTCGAGAAAGGCCGACCGCTGACCTACTCGCAGAACCCCGACCTCGCGCAGACCGTCGCACCGTCCAACGAGAGCCGGACACAGCTCGCCGTGAACAACGAAGGGAAGACCAACGAAGCGACCAAACACGTGAAAGAGCCGTTGCAGCAGGGTCAGACCACGCCGAAGAATGATGCGCAGCAGAAGCAGCAGGCCAAGAAATCCAAAGGCATGAAAGTATCTTCCTGA
- a CDS encoding DUF3408 domain-containing protein: MMATEKENMAMTAETREQKPSMATCKEALADYRRIYLPVPAIEDRKPVFLSKETRDRLDRIVRLFGERKMSVSGLTENIVRRHLEIYEKEIDEWRKL, encoded by the coding sequence ATGATGGCAACGGAAAAAGAAAACATGGCCATGACGGCTGAAACCAGAGAACAGAAACCGAGTATGGCCACCTGCAAGGAAGCCTTGGCGGATTACAGGCGGATTTACCTGCCCGTGCCTGCCATTGAAGACCGCAAGCCGGTATTCCTCAGCAAGGAGACCCGTGACAGGCTGGACCGGATAGTCCGGTTGTTCGGTGAGCGGAAAATGAGCGTTTCAGGATTGACGGAAAACATCGTCCGCCGCCACTTGGAAATATATGAGAAGGAAATAGACGAATGGCGCAAGCTGTGA
- a CDS encoding helix-turn-helix domain-containing protein: MDTEKVKQNPAVEAAGSSGGQAARIFKKENIPKTAETVGRDTFEEWMGRIMERFDRQDRIISVLVNKDAAGVKYLDGERLYDNQDLCEMLRTSKRSLQRFRSKYRLRYQRIGHKTYYKESDVLEFISQNMEEVLQGGTKVLRMKEQPGMEAPKNKSGKRPGHKKYSPKK, from the coding sequence ATGGACACAGAGAAAGTGAAACAGAACCCGGCCGTGGAAGCGGCGGGAAGCAGTGGCGGGCAAGCCGCAAGAATCTTCAAGAAGGAGAATATCCCGAAGACGGCGGAAACGGTCGGGCGGGACACCTTCGAGGAATGGATGGGACGCATCATGGAACGTTTCGACCGCCAGGACCGGATCATCTCGGTGCTGGTGAACAAGGATGCCGCCGGAGTGAAGTACCTGGACGGGGAACGGTTGTACGACAACCAGGACCTGTGCGAGATGCTGAGGACAAGCAAACGGTCGCTGCAACGCTTCCGAAGCAAGTACAGGCTCCGTTACCAACGGATTGGTCACAAGACCTATTACAAGGAATCGGACGTGCTGGAGTTCATCAGCCAAAATATGGAGGAAGTGCTGCAAGGCGGTACCAAGGTGCTCCGCATGAAAGAGCAACCCGGCATGGAAGCCCCAAAGAACAAATCCGGCAAAAGACCGGGCCACAAGAAGTATTCACCTAAAAAATAA
- a CDS encoding helix-turn-helix domain-containing protein, which translates to MENVIVIEQKTFEELMARFNRLAGMVDRFCRKAEEKRLSEWLDSTEVCQILQISPRTLQTLRDNGTLAYSQIVRKMFYRAEDVRRIVPLVEERRTLAALKGKTI; encoded by the coding sequence ATGGAAAATGTAATCGTAATCGAGCAAAAGACTTTTGAGGAATTGATGGCGCGTTTCAACCGGCTGGCCGGAATGGTGGACAGGTTCTGCCGCAAGGCGGAGGAGAAACGCCTCAGTGAATGGCTGGACAGCACGGAGGTGTGCCAGATCCTGCAAATCAGCCCGCGCACCTTGCAGACGCTGCGCGACAACGGCACGCTGGCTTACTCACAGATTGTGCGCAAGATGTTCTACCGGGCGGAGGACGTGCGGCGCATCGTGCCGCTGGTGGAGGAACGCCGCACCCTGGCGGCCTTGAAAGGAAAAACTATTTGA
- a CDS encoding helix-turn-helix domain-containing protein, translating to MNELMTRESGQMAALFRMLEHALDHIELLAENYRPVLGGERYLTDREVAKLLKTCRRTLQEYRDAGRMSYIQLGGKILYRESDIERLLMEGYREAFRIGT from the coding sequence ATGAACGAATTGATGACAAGGGAAAGCGGACAGATGGCCGCGCTGTTCAGAATGCTGGAGCACGCATTGGACCACATTGAATTATTGGCCGAAAACTACCGCCCCGTATTGGGCGGGGAACGCTACCTGACAGACCGGGAAGTGGCCAAATTGTTGAAGACCTGCCGCCGGACATTGCAGGAATACCGGGATGCGGGGCGCATGTCTTATATCCAGCTGGGAGGGAAAATCCTGTACCGGGAGTCGGATATCGAACGGCTGCTGATGGAGGGTTATCGGGAGGCATTCCGTATCGGAACCTGA
- a CDS encoding site-specific integrase codes for MRSTFKILPYINRKRIKSDGTTAVLCRVSIDGKSILITTGIFCRPEDWNSQTGTIRQPRENNRLAEFRLNLERAYDRLLKEQGAVSAELLKNAVTGVATIPQTLLKGGEAERERLRLRAEQIHSTSTFRQSKTTQLNLQQFLQSRGLEDIAFSDITEEFGHSFKLFLKKELGYASGHVNHCLCWLNRLIYIAVDEGVLRCNPLEDVHYEKKDPPKMRHISRSELKRLMATPMPDPKVELARRMFIFSSLTGLAYADVYNLYPRHIGKTSEGRLYIRKPREKTEVETFVPLHPAARQILELYNTTDDTRPVFPLPKRDILWYDIHGLGVMLGIQKNLSHHAARHTFGTLLVSEGISIESAAKMMGHADINSTQIYAQITDCKISKDMDRLMERRNSRNEMPMDE; via the coding sequence ATGCGTAGCACTTTCAAGATATTGCCCTATATCAATAGGAAAAGAATCAAGTCCGACGGCACGACCGCCGTCCTTTGCCGTGTGTCCATCGACGGCAAAAGCATCCTCATCACGACCGGCATCTTCTGCCGTCCGGAGGATTGGAACAGCCAGACGGGAACCATCCGCCAGCCCCGCGAGAACAACCGCCTCGCAGAATTCCGCCTGAATCTCGAACGGGCTTATGACCGCCTCCTGAAAGAACAGGGCGCAGTCAGCGCCGAACTGCTGAAAAACGCCGTGACAGGTGTGGCGACCATTCCCCAGACCCTTCTCAAAGGCGGCGAAGCGGAGCGGGAACGGCTCAGGCTGCGTGCCGAACAAATCCATTCGACTTCCACGTTCCGGCAGTCGAAGACCACGCAGCTCAACCTGCAACAGTTCCTCCAGTCCCGTGGCCTGGAGGACATCGCCTTTTCCGACATCACGGAGGAGTTCGGCCATTCGTTCAAACTGTTCCTGAAAAAGGAACTGGGTTATGCCTCCGGGCATGTGAACCACTGCCTGTGCTGGCTGAACCGCCTTATCTATATTGCGGTGGATGAGGGCGTGCTCCGGTGCAACCCCTTGGAGGACGTGCATTATGAGAAGAAGGACCCGCCCAAGATGCGCCACATCAGCCGCAGCGAGCTGAAACGCCTTATGGCCACGCCGATGCCGGATCCCAAGGTGGAGCTGGCCCGCCGCATGTTCATCTTCTCCTCGCTGACCGGTCTGGCGTACGCGGACGTGTATAACCTGTACCCCCGACACATCGGCAAAACTTCTGAGGGCAGGCTCTATATCCGCAAGCCGAGGGAAAAGACCGAGGTGGAGACCTTCGTCCCCCTGCACCCGGCCGCTCGGCAGATTCTGGAACTGTACAATACCACGGACGACACCCGTCCCGTGTTCCCCCTGCCCAAGCGGGACATCCTTTGGTACGACATTCACGGGCTGGGTGTCATGCTGGGCATCCAGAAGAACCTTTCCCATCACGCCGCAAGGCACACCTTCGGTACCCTTTTGGTCTCCGAGGGCATTTCCATAGAAAGCGCGGCGAAGATGATGGGCCATGCCGACATCAACAGCACCCAGATTTATGCGCAGATTACCGACTGCAAGATATCGAAGGACATGGACCGTCTGATGGAACGGCGCAACAGCCGGAACGAAATGCCAATGGATGAATAA
- a CDS encoding site-specific integrase, with amino-acid sequence MKIEKFKVLLFLKKTEPDKSGKAPIMGRITLNRTVAQFSTKLSCTPKLWNVRENRLEGKSREAVETNAKIEKLLLAIHAAFNELQERKRDFGAADVRNLFQGSMETQMTLLRLFDRHIEETRERIGIDVCASSMSTYHYARKTLGEFVRKKYKVKDIAFGALNEQFIREYQSYIEVKCGYSNQTSRHHLALLKRICRIAYKEGFSERYHFLHFKIPKQKETTPKALSREDFEKLRDLEIPEKRRSLVLTRDLFLFACYAGTAYADTISITRENLFTDDEGSLWLKYRRKKNELTARVKLLPEAIALIEKYRDDLRETLFPNQLYSTLRANMKILRVLAGLTTELVYHMGRHSFASLVTLEEGVPIETISKMLGHNNIKTTQIYARVTPKKLFEDMDRFIEATKDLELVL; translated from the coding sequence ATGAAAATTGAGAAATTCAAGGTCTTGCTGTTTTTGAAGAAGACCGAACCCGACAAGTCGGGCAAAGCTCCCATCATGGGACGCATCACATTGAACCGGACGGTGGCGCAGTTCAGCACCAAGCTCTCGTGCACGCCCAAGCTGTGGAACGTGCGTGAAAACCGTCTGGAAGGAAAGAGCCGCGAGGCGGTGGAGACCAATGCGAAAATCGAGAAACTGCTGCTGGCCATCCATGCGGCATTCAATGAATTGCAGGAACGGAAACGCGATTTCGGCGCTGCGGACGTGAGGAACCTTTTCCAGGGAAGCATGGAAACCCAGATGACCCTGCTCCGGCTGTTCGACCGGCACATCGAGGAAACGAGGGAGCGCATCGGCATCGATGTGTGCGCGTCCTCCATGAGCACCTACCATTATGCGCGGAAAACGCTCGGCGAGTTTGTCAGGAAAAAATACAAGGTGAAGGACATCGCCTTCGGTGCGTTGAACGAACAGTTCATTCGGGAATACCAGTCCTATATCGAAGTAAAATGCGGGTATTCCAACCAGACCTCACGGCATCATCTGGCCCTGCTGAAACGGATCTGCCGGATAGCGTACAAGGAAGGGTTCTCCGAGCGGTACCATTTCCTGCATTTCAAGATACCCAAGCAGAAGGAGACCACCCCGAAGGCGTTGAGCCGCGAGGACTTCGAGAAGCTGCGTGACTTGGAAATCCCGGAAAAGCGCCGCTCCCTCGTCCTTACGAGGGACCTGTTCCTGTTTGCCTGTTATGCCGGAACCGCCTATGCGGACACCATATCCATTACCCGCGAGAACCTCTTCACCGACGATGAAGGCAGCCTGTGGTTGAAATACCGACGGAAAAAGAACGAACTGACGGCGCGCGTCAAACTGCTACCCGAGGCCATTGCCCTGATAGAGAAATACCGGGACGATTTGCGGGAGACCCTGTTCCCTAACCAGCTGTACAGTACGCTTCGGGCGAACATGAAAATCCTGCGCGTGCTGGCCGGACTGACGACCGAACTCGTCTATCATATGGGAAGGCACTCGTTTGCCTCGCTTGTCACGCTCGAAGAGGGCGTGCCCATCGAGACCATCAGCAAGATGCTGGGACATAACAATATAAAGACGACCCAGATCTATGCCCGAGTCACCCCGAAAAAGCTGTTCGAGGACATGGACCGCTTCATTGAGGCGACCAAAGACCTTGAACTGGTTTTATGA
- a CDS encoding helix-turn-helix domain-containing protein gives MSHYFIDKHDPRVADLFRRLEKAGKALDKLESSGGRTLKGERFVTDEELSRLLKISRRTLQEYRTARIIPYYLIQGKVLYMESEIQKFLEDSRKKCIGGQEWV, from the coding sequence ATGAGCCATTATTTCATCGACAAGCACGATCCGCGTGTGGCGGATCTCTTCCGGCGCTTGGAAAAGGCCGGCAAGGCACTGGATAAACTGGAATCCTCCGGAGGCCGGACACTCAAGGGAGAGCGGTTCGTCACCGACGAGGAATTGTCCCGGCTGCTGAAAATCAGCAGGCGTACATTGCAGGAATACCGCACGGCGCGGATCATTCCCTATTATTTGATTCAGGGCAAGGTACTATACATGGAATCCGAGATACAGAAATTCCTGGAAGATTCCCGGAAGAAATGTATCGGGGGACAGGAATGGGTATAA
- a CDS encoding helix-turn-helix domain-containing protein, with amino-acid sequence MEIISMDVKAFDALAGHVEAIERKAEALCRRQEDVSLKKWLDNQDVCDVLGISKRTLQTYREKGLLPFSRIRHKIFYKPEDVGKLLQSSHYPNTAAL; translated from the coding sequence ATGGAAATAATAAGTATGGACGTGAAGGCTTTCGACGCGCTGGCAGGGCACGTGGAAGCCATTGAAAGAAAAGCCGAGGCGTTATGCCGCAGGCAAGAGGACGTGAGTTTGAAAAAATGGCTGGACAACCAGGATGTCTGTGACGTGCTGGGTATATCGAAACGTACCCTGCAAACCTACCGGGAGAAAGGGTTGCTGCCTTTCAGCCGCATCCGTCACAAAATCTTCTACAAACCGGAAGATGTCGGGAAACTGCTGCAATCGTCGCACTATCCTAATACCGCCGCGTTATGA
- a CDS encoding PcfK-like family protein, whose protein sequence is MAQGTDYFKLTIQNYLDARAREDELFAPRYANPKKNIDDCCTFIINQVRQSGCNGFADEEIYSMALHYYDEEDIDIGKPVSCKVVVNHTVELTEEEKAEARRNAIRKAESEAYAKLAKAKSKPKKIEDNKLMPSLF, encoded by the coding sequence ATGGCACAAGGAACAGATTATTTCAAACTGACGATACAGAACTATCTCGACGCACGGGCACGGGAGGACGAACTTTTCGCACCCCGATACGCCAACCCGAAAAAGAACATTGACGATTGCTGCACTTTCATCATCAACCAAGTACGGCAGAGCGGTTGCAACGGGTTTGCCGACGAGGAAATATACTCTATGGCACTCCACTATTACGACGAGGAGGACATCGACATCGGCAAACCCGTCAGTTGCAAGGTAGTGGTCAATCACACCGTCGAACTGACCGAGGAGGAAAAAGCCGAGGCACGGCGGAACGCCATACGGAAGGCCGAGAGCGAAGCCTACGCCAAGTTGGCGAAAGCCAAGTCCAAACCCAAGAAAATCGAAGATAACAAACTAATGCCCAGTCTATTTTAG
- a CDS encoding PcfJ domain-containing protein encodes MKPRTKFQQNVVAASKHLPPLTPAQIEWGYKNCIEHIGRRTPKGLITCTECGHTWQSENGELTDNLLGCECPHCHTTLKVETTLRRKFNDYEYLCIVTRCKGFQVLRFVYIECWAKVGQTPVYTHIEAVQRWIAPDGRSATFARLRPMGFFVHGWSWSSALELRAENDGKYNITPTRIYPRQRLIPELRRSGYGKQLPDVTPFDLIHLLLSENKAETLLKAGQTALVRFFARSSRNIADYWPAIRIAIRNGYAIGKPTEWCDYIDLLRFFGKDLHNAHFVCPADLPAAHDLYMAKKRRHMQMERRQEERRKALEQEASFVKAKGRFFGVEFSDGEIRIKVLDSVEAIRQEGEAMHHCVFTNEYYLKADSLILSATIDGKRIETIEVSLKRMEVVQSRGVCNKNTPYHGQILKLMKGNMSLIRKRMTA; translated from the coding sequence ATGAAACCGAGAACAAAATTCCAACAGAACGTCGTGGCGGCAAGCAAACACCTGCCGCCGCTTACCCCCGCACAAATCGAATGGGGGTACAAGAACTGCATCGAGCATATCGGACGCCGCACGCCGAAAGGACTTATCACCTGCACCGAGTGCGGCCACACGTGGCAGAGCGAAAACGGAGAACTCACGGACAATCTGTTAGGGTGCGAGTGTCCGCACTGCCACACCACGCTGAAAGTGGAAACCACCCTGCGCCGCAAGTTCAACGATTACGAGTATTTGTGCATCGTAACCCGCTGCAAGGGTTTTCAAGTCCTGCGCTTCGTCTATATCGAGTGTTGGGCGAAAGTGGGACAGACGCCCGTTTACACCCATATCGAAGCCGTACAGCGGTGGATTGCCCCCGACGGACGCTCCGCAACCTTCGCACGGCTGCGCCCGATGGGCTTCTTCGTTCACGGGTGGAGTTGGTCGAGCGCATTGGAACTGCGGGCGGAGAACGACGGGAAATACAACATCACGCCCACACGCATCTATCCCCGGCAACGGCTTATCCCCGAACTGCGCCGAAGCGGTTACGGCAAACAACTCCCCGATGTAACCCCTTTCGACCTTATCCACCTGCTGCTCTCGGAGAACAAGGCCGAAACGCTGCTTAAAGCGGGACAAACGGCACTCGTGCGATTTTTCGCCCGTTCCTCCCGCAATATCGCAGACTATTGGCCGGCCATCCGTATCGCCATCCGTAACGGGTACGCTATCGGGAAACCGACGGAATGGTGCGACTACATCGATCTGCTGCGATTTTTCGGGAAAGACCTGCATAACGCCCATTTCGTGTGTCCCGCAGACCTGCCCGCAGCGCATGACCTCTACATGGCTAAAAAACGGCGGCACATGCAAATGGAACGGCGGCAGGAGGAACGGCGCAAGGCGTTGGAACAGGAAGCCTCGTTTGTCAAAGCCAAAGGACGGTTTTTCGGAGTGGAGTTTTCCGACGGGGAAATCCGCATCAAGGTATTGGACAGCGTTGAAGCCATACGGCAGGAGGGCGAGGCCATGCACCACTGCGTGTTTACCAACGAATACTATCTGAAAGCCGACTCGCTCATACTCTCGGCTACAATCGACGGCAAACGTATCGAAACGATAGAGGTGTCCCTAAAACGCATGGAGGTCGTGCAGAGCCGTGGCGTGTGTAACAAGAATACCCCATACCACGGGCAAATACTGAAACTGATGAAGGGGAACATGTCCCTTATACGGAAACGAATGACAGCATAA
- a CDS encoding DUF6956 domain-containing protein, with the protein MKTNEVNKEISYETLLVTFGEGIGRLNTMFDDPQVWGVATLKQWIDGYETTRFTEIDDRTAVITSEYNMDSVKEWLQKNTPIINLEKR; encoded by the coding sequence ATGAAAACGAATGAAGTAAACAAGGAAATCTCCTATGAAACGCTGCTCGTAACCTTCGGCGAGGGTATCGGGCGGCTCAACACCATGTTCGACGACCCGCAGGTGTGGGGCGTTGCCACGCTGAAGCAGTGGATCGACGGGTATGAAACTACGCGCTTCACCGAAATCGACGACCGAACGGCGGTTATCACATCCGAATACAACATGGACAGCGTGAAGGAATGGCTGCAAAAGAACACACCGATTATCAACCTGGAAAAACGATAA
- a CDS encoding DUF4116 domain-containing protein, whose product MTEQERIDIAYLDTGVYENPWRENLFETLPEDRKTAEVCRFAIKKSAFNIEFVPEAMKTPELCLAAAGYRGETLKFVPDRLKTPKMCRAAVDSNSYALYYVPEGLKTPELCMAAVKRNGLVLEAVPGELRTPQICRAALKAVDSADYKILPYIPYPDICLEGLKKFGMSFVDKFEIFASIAPEVMTGELALHGVGMDASCLSLVPVELRTEAVCLRAVSGDGILLHEVPEELRTERVCEAAVSSNYLALEYVPKHLKTDRLCEIALERDPLAIRFFNPEQLTPEVCNRALARADDLRVLRYIPFEDIHMKALGFYCTNYEKTFDFLQHMNPAHVTPKVAREIFALEPELFYNLPDHAKNEEMCRRAVGHDGSYLQYVPEKWKTPELCMEAIRRSPYAIAHLPESMKSPDLYMSLVRENPQNLKGVPREARTPEMSREAFERTYGKDKTDFSVISALSDPALVLQVFREQDDPQKIHRLMSVLHLNRRLVTEEVALEAVRKDAGVLYDIPQTAITPLVADTAVRGDPRMIQWVPRELRTADLCLYAEAAHPELRVYVPDEIAKGRNIYSFHRQVDAKLRQPLEYEQYKTLYSGGAVRVNNVWTSVAGEIDCCEVRYDRKTEKLKLRIVEPPREKKAQPKVAPRKPARGPKL is encoded by the coding sequence ATGACAGAGCAAGAGAGAATAGATATAGCCTATCTCGATACGGGGGTGTACGAGAACCCGTGGCGTGAGAACCTTTTCGAGACGCTGCCCGAGGATCGGAAAACGGCGGAGGTCTGCCGTTTCGCCATCAAGAAATCGGCTTTCAACATCGAGTTCGTTCCCGAAGCGATGAAAACGCCGGAACTTTGTCTTGCCGCGGCCGGCTACCGGGGCGAAACACTGAAATTCGTCCCTGACCGTCTGAAGACACCGAAAATGTGCCGTGCCGCCGTCGATAGCAACAGCTACGCGCTGTATTACGTTCCGGAGGGGTTGAAGACCCCCGAACTGTGCATGGCGGCCGTGAAGCGCAACGGCCTGGTGCTGGAGGCCGTTCCCGGGGAATTGAGGACGCCGCAAATATGCCGTGCGGCGTTGAAAGCGGTGGACAGTGCCGATTACAAGATACTCCCTTACATTCCGTATCCCGATATATGCCTGGAAGGGCTGAAAAAATTCGGGATGTCGTTCGTGGACAAGTTCGAGATTTTCGCCTCCATTGCCCCGGAGGTCATGACCGGGGAGCTGGCCCTTCACGGCGTGGGGATGGACGCGTCCTGCCTTTCGCTCGTGCCGGTGGAACTGCGCACGGAGGCAGTCTGCCTGCGTGCCGTCAGTGGGGACGGCATCCTGCTCCATGAAGTGCCGGAGGAATTACGCACGGAACGGGTCTGCGAGGCTGCCGTGTCCTCGAACTACCTGGCACTGGAGTACGTTCCGAAGCATCTGAAAACCGACCGTCTGTGCGAGATAGCGCTGGAGCGCGATCCCCTGGCCATCCGCTTTTTCAACCCCGAACAGCTCACGCCGGAGGTCTGCAACCGGGCGTTGGCCCGTGCCGACGACCTGCGTGTCCTCCGCTATATCCCTTTCGAGGATATACACATGAAGGCGTTGGGGTTCTATTGCACGAATTACGAGAAGACCTTCGATTTTTTGCAGCACATGAACCCGGCACACGTCACGCCGAAAGTGGCCCGGGAAATTTTCGCCCTGGAGCCGGAGCTGTTCTACAACCTTCCCGACCACGCCAAGAACGAGGAGATGTGCCGCCGGGCCGTCGGGCACGACGGGAGCTACCTGCAATATGTCCCCGAGAAGTGGAAAACGCCGGAGTTGTGCATGGAGGCCATACGGCGCAGTCCCTATGCCATCGCCCACCTGCCCGAGAGCATGAAAAGCCCGGATCTATACATGAGCCTGGTGCGGGAGAACCCGCAAAACCTGAAAGGCGTCCCCCGCGAAGCCCGGACGCCGGAGATGAGCCGGGAGGCTTTCGAGCGTACCTACGGGAAGGACAAAACCGATTTCTCGGTTATCAGCGCGTTGAGCGACCCCGCCCTGGTCTTGCAGGTGTTCCGCGAGCAGGACGACCCGCAGAAGATACACCGGTTGATGAGTGTCCTGCACCTGAACCGCCGGCTTGTAACGGAGGAGGTGGCGTTGGAGGCCGTTCGCAAGGATGCGGGGGTGCTGTATGACATTCCCCAGACGGCCATCACGCCGCTCGTGGCCGATACGGCCGTGCGGGGCGACCCGAGGATGATCCAGTGGGTTCCGAGGGAGCTTCGCACGGCGGATCTGTGCCTCTATGCCGAGGCCGCCCATCCAGAGTTGCGGGTTTACGTTCCCGACGAGATAGCGAAGGGACGTAATATCTATTCGTTCCACCGTCAGGTGGACGCGAAATTGCGGCAGCCGCTCGAATACGAACAATACAAGACCCTCTACTCGGGCGGCGCGGTGCGTGTGAACAACGTGTGGACGTCGGTTGCGGGTGAGATTGATTGCTGCGAGGTGCGTTACGACCGTAAGACGGAGAAACTCAAACTGCGGATCGTCGAACCGCCCAGGGAGAAGAAGGCGCAGCCGAAGGTCGCGCCCCGCAAACCCGCCCGGGGGCCGAAATTGTAG
- a CDS encoding DUF3872 domain-containing protein → MKKMKKILALAVWIAALGLLCASCDNGLDIQQAYTFSLETMPVQKRISVGETAEIRCTLVREGRYDGARYTIRYFQPDGRGELRMDDGTVFLPNDRYPLDREVFRLYYTSRSDDQQTIDVYVEDNTGQVVKTSFTFQSENGTEETER, encoded by the coding sequence ATGAAAAAGATGAAAAAGATATTGGCCCTGGCGGTCTGGATCGCCGCCCTGGGTCTTTTATGCGCATCCTGCGACAACGGGCTGGATATACAGCAGGCGTACACGTTCTCTCTGGAAACGATGCCCGTTCAGAAGCGAATCTCCGTTGGTGAAACCGCTGAAATCCGCTGCACGCTCGTGCGGGAGGGGAGATATGACGGCGCACGTTACACGATCCGCTATTTCCAGCCCGACGGGCGCGGTGAGTTGAGGATGGACGACGGTACGGTGTTCCTGCCCAACGACCGCTATCCGCTCGACCGTGAGGTGTTCCGCCTCTATTACACATCGCGCAGCGATGACCAGCAGACCATCGACGTCTATGTCGAGGACAACACGGGTCAGGTCGTGAAGACCTCCTTCACGTTCCAGAGCGAGAACGGGACGGAGGAAACGGAACGATAA